Proteins from a single region of Haloterrigena alkaliphila:
- a CDS encoding DUF7545 family protein, producing the protein MTEEVETTTFEISADDGTTDDITIPAGLVDLVAEGDQSDAETIGDIALLSFASRAHHIVHHGEDADAELEAQEARVMELFEERFGVTYGEATGHQH; encoded by the coding sequence ATGACCGAGGAAGTCGAGACGACGACCTTCGAGATCAGCGCCGACGACGGCACGACCGACGACATCACGATCCCCGCGGGGCTCGTCGACCTCGTCGCCGAGGGCGATCAGAGCGACGCCGAAACGATCGGCGACATCGCGCTGCTCTCCTTCGCCAGCCGCGCCCACCACATCGTCCACCACGGCGAGGACGCCGACGCGGAACTCGAGGCCCAGGAAGCCCGCGTTATGGAACTGTTCGAGGAACGCTTCGGCGTCACCTACGGCGAAGCGACCGGACACCAGCACTGA
- a CDS encoding metal-dependent hydrolase, with amino-acid sequence MVDVTGHFGMALLFAAPAWLVWGRRGAIAFTAFAMVTAMIPDVDLVLQGYLPITHHGMTHSLLFVVLISVLVGAIAARYLTDWFNAHRRIRSTEIESETVFVFATAGLLTGGVSHLFADILSAPDIAPPIKPFWPVYSDPVIVDVIYYDSPVWNFGLLAVAIGLHLVLARYERYPLETRYRIGGRSESDS; translated from the coding sequence ATGGTTGACGTCACCGGGCACTTCGGCATGGCGCTGTTGTTCGCCGCACCGGCGTGGCTAGTCTGGGGACGGCGAGGAGCGATCGCGTTCACGGCGTTTGCGATGGTGACGGCGATGATCCCGGACGTCGATCTGGTCCTGCAGGGCTACCTCCCGATCACTCACCACGGGATGACGCATTCCCTGCTGTTCGTGGTGCTGATCAGCGTCCTCGTCGGTGCGATCGCCGCCCGGTATCTCACCGACTGGTTCAACGCCCACCGACGGATCCGAAGCACCGAAATCGAGAGCGAGACGGTCTTCGTCTTCGCGACGGCGGGACTGCTTACCGGCGGCGTCAGCCACCTGTTCGCGGACATCCTCTCCGCGCCGGACATCGCCCCACCGATCAAACCGTTCTGGCCGGTCTACTCCGACCCGGTGATCGTCGACGTGATCTACTACGACTCGCCGGTCTGGAACTTCGGACTGCTCGCCGTCGCCATCGGCCTCCATCTGGTGCTGGCCCGATACGAGCGCTATCCGCTCGAGACGCGCTACCGGATCGGCGGCCGCTCCGAGAGCGATAGCTGA
- a CDS encoding metal-dependent hydrolase produces MQVTWHGHSTWHVTVGETELLIDPFFDNPKTDLEPADVDAPDYVLLTHGHADHIAHAGEFSDATLVATPEIVSYCEDEFGFEDAVGGMGMNLGGTVECGDAYVTMVRADHTNGIMTDYDATGGMPAGFVISDTKPTQIEDEESTTFYDAGDTSLMTEMREVIGPYLEPDAAAVPMGDHFTMGPQQAAIAVDWLDVDVAFPQHYDTFPPIEQDPEEFESEVAGTGSDAEVVALEGDETYEI; encoded by the coding sequence GTCACCGTAGGGGAGACGGAACTGTTGATCGATCCGTTCTTCGACAATCCGAAGACGGACCTCGAGCCGGCCGACGTCGACGCGCCCGACTACGTACTGTTGACGCACGGCCACGCCGACCACATCGCCCACGCCGGCGAGTTCTCCGACGCGACGCTGGTCGCGACGCCCGAGATCGTTTCCTACTGCGAGGACGAGTTCGGCTTCGAAGACGCCGTCGGCGGGATGGGGATGAACCTCGGCGGCACCGTCGAGTGTGGCGACGCGTACGTGACGATGGTCCGTGCCGACCACACGAACGGGATCATGACCGACTACGACGCGACCGGCGGGATGCCCGCCGGCTTCGTGATCTCCGATACGAAACCCACCCAGATCGAAGACGAGGAGTCGACGACCTTCTACGACGCCGGCGACACCTCGCTGATGACCGAGATGCGCGAGGTCATCGGCCCGTACCTCGAACCCGACGCCGCCGCGGTTCCGATGGGCGACCACTTCACGATGGGGCCCCAGCAGGCCGCCATCGCCGTCGACTGGCTCGACGTCGACGTCGCCTTCCCGCAACACTACGACACGTTCCCGCCGATCGAGCAGGACCCCGAGGAGTTCGAGAGCGAGGTCGCCGGCACCGGCAGCGACGCCGAGGTCGTCGCGCTCGAGGGCGACGAGACCTACGAGATCTGA
- a CDS encoding gamma carbonic anhydrase family protein — MVRFKAFLEADADMLRSFDGKEPQVADSAYVDEAAVVIGDVVIEDDASVWPNTTIRGDHGRIVVAEGANIQDNAVLHEHAALEPYSTVGHSAIVHDATVAERGLVGMNAVVLDGAHVGEGAVVAAGSVVTEGTEVPPSTLVTGAPAEPKTEIEDGSHLEATADRYVELSRKYAETSERID; from the coding sequence ATGGTCAGGTTCAAGGCGTTCCTCGAGGCAGATGCGGACATGCTACGATCGTTCGACGGAAAAGAGCCACAGGTCGCCGACTCGGCGTACGTCGACGAGGCCGCGGTCGTCATCGGCGACGTGGTCATCGAGGACGACGCCAGCGTCTGGCCGAACACGACGATCCGCGGCGATCACGGGCGGATCGTCGTGGCCGAGGGCGCGAACATTCAAGATAACGCCGTCCTCCACGAGCACGCCGCACTCGAGCCCTACTCGACGGTCGGTCACAGCGCAATCGTCCACGACGCGACCGTCGCCGAGCGCGGGCTGGTCGGCATGAACGCGGTCGTCCTCGACGGCGCGCACGTCGGTGAAGGAGCGGTCGTCGCGGCCGGCAGCGTCGTGACGGAAGGGACCGAGGTCCCGCCCTCGACGCTGGTCACCGGCGCGCCCGCGGAACCGAAGACCGAGATCGAGGACGGGTCCCACCTCGAGGCGACGGCCGACCGCTACGTGGAACTCTCGCGGAAATACGCCGAAACCTCCGAACGAATCGACTGA
- a CDS encoding biotin transporter BioY yields MATERNAVELVEGDVVRQFARAAVLAALVGASIFVTIPYPFSPAPITLQVLFVFLAGLVLGPVWGAVSMLCYLTAGAAGLPVFSGMEAGFGPLVGHTGGFLWSYPVAAALIGAVVHRGTDLRNPADVPLPIVVVALVAGTIVIYGMGAGYAAWLQHLEPWEAIAGYALPFVPAELLKMVAAIAIVRTGRLEPVDS; encoded by the coding sequence ATGGCAACGGAACGAAACGCAGTCGAACTCGTCGAGGGGGACGTCGTCAGGCAGTTCGCTCGCGCGGCGGTGCTCGCGGCGCTGGTCGGGGCGTCGATATTCGTGACGATACCGTACCCGTTCTCGCCGGCGCCGATCACGTTACAGGTGCTGTTCGTCTTCCTCGCCGGACTCGTGCTGGGGCCGGTCTGGGGAGCCGTCTCGATGCTCTGCTATCTGACCGCCGGCGCGGCCGGCCTGCCGGTCTTCTCCGGGATGGAGGCCGGGTTCGGTCCGCTGGTCGGACACACGGGCGGCTTCCTCTGGTCGTACCCGGTCGCGGCGGCGCTGATCGGCGCCGTCGTCCACCGGGGCACCGACCTCCGGAACCCCGCGGACGTCCCCCTGCCGATCGTCGTCGTCGCGCTCGTCGCCGGAACGATCGTCATCTACGGCATGGGAGCGGGGTACGCGGCGTGGCTCCAGCACCTCGAGCCCTGGGAGGCGATCGCCGGCTACGCGCTCCCGTTCGTTCCCGCGGAACTGCTCAAGATGGTCGCCGCGATCGCGATCGTCAGGACGGGGCGACTCGAACCGGTCGACTCGTGA
- a CDS encoding DUF5799 family protein — protein MSDTSWTDRIVGARMTVDQQFSSRITESQFSSQQWSLIMTATEFEIHEADDPDRAQLVANTEQVEQVIPELDNMPTGMGAMGGPGPNQQDRSGDGGVLGSIKDALGMGGGDDGGSDAEKRRAAERLTQEYADELQSHLESEGRWESVRRAAAGDE, from the coding sequence ATGAGCGACACATCGTGGACGGATCGGATCGTCGGTGCGCGGATGACCGTCGATCAACAGTTCTCCTCGCGGATCACCGAGTCGCAGTTCTCGAGCCAGCAGTGGAGTCTGATCATGACCGCGACGGAGTTCGAGATCCACGAGGCCGACGACCCCGACCGTGCGCAGCTCGTCGCCAACACCGAGCAGGTCGAACAGGTGATCCCCGAACTCGACAACATGCCGACCGGGATGGGTGCGATGGGGGGTCCGGGACCCAACCAGCAGGACCGCTCCGGCGATGGCGGCGTCCTCGGATCGATCAAGGACGCCCTCGGCATGGGCGGCGGTGACGACGGCGGCTCCGACGCCGAGAAACGACGGGCGGCCGAACGGCTCACCCAGGAGTACGCCGACGAACTCCAGTCCCACCTCGAGTCCGAGGGCCGGTGGGAGTCGGTCCGGCGGGCCGCCGCGGGCGACGAGTGA
- a CDS encoding DUF3006 family protein produces the protein MTETYTAVLDRIVDGETAVLLLEVDGAVVDERVLDVDRLPEDGRHEGAVFDLELEDEGEDGDEEGDAKESDPIRELTYRPSAERERRDDAQDRFDRLSERLPDE, from the coding sequence ATGACCGAGACCTACACCGCGGTCCTCGATCGAATCGTCGACGGCGAGACGGCCGTGCTCCTACTCGAGGTCGACGGCGCGGTGGTCGACGAGCGCGTCCTCGACGTCGACCGCCTTCCCGAGGACGGCCGACACGAGGGGGCCGTCTTCGATCTGGAACTCGAGGACGAGGGGGAAGACGGAGACGAGGAAGGGGACGCGAAGGAGAGCGACCCCATCCGCGAACTGACGTATCGGCCGTCGGCGGAACGGGAGCGACGGGACGACGCGCAGGACCGGTTCGACCGTCTCTCCGAACGACTGCCGGACGAATAA
- a CDS encoding ComEC/Rec2 family competence protein gives MRRHRGLVVATVAGALVLSGCLGAIAPSDGAQDAPDATDGELEIHHIDVGQADSTLLITPEGETILIDTGDWRADGREVIDYLEAEGIDRIDHLVTTHGHADHIGGHPAVIEHFEERGEGVGAVYDPGVASTSATYDRYLDAVEEYDVSLYQVTAGDSLPLEDESVDATVLNPPEDGGDDIDADGVVLAVEYGGFSYLTTGDAEETAERRLVDERAEDLAADAYQAGHHGSSTSSTAPFLEAVDPEIAVVSSALDSQYGHPHDEVLEAFADRGIETYWTGVHGDIVLETDGENVSVTTEREGPTDPAALLERKHEAQSSSSVRGPLEHSSSLQPRPPLEEPAPVRPALGQPPAPVVDGVPAPTQGR, from the coding sequence ATGCGACGCCACCGCGGTCTCGTGGTCGCGACGGTCGCCGGAGCGCTCGTCCTGTCGGGATGTCTCGGTGCGATCGCGCCGAGCGACGGTGCCCAGGACGCCCCCGACGCGACCGACGGCGAGCTCGAGATCCACCACATCGACGTCGGACAGGCCGACTCGACGCTGCTGATCACGCCCGAGGGGGAGACGATTCTGATCGACACGGGCGACTGGCGGGCCGACGGTCGGGAAGTCATCGACTACCTCGAGGCCGAAGGCATCGACCGGATCGACCACTTGGTCACGACCCACGGTCACGCCGACCACATCGGCGGTCATCCGGCCGTCATCGAACACTTCGAGGAGCGCGGCGAGGGCGTCGGGGCCGTCTACGACCCCGGCGTCGCGTCCACGAGTGCGACCTACGACCGCTACCTCGACGCGGTCGAGGAGTACGACGTCTCGCTCTATCAGGTCACCGCCGGCGACTCGTTACCCCTCGAGGACGAGTCGGTCGACGCGACCGTGTTGAACCCACCCGAGGACGGCGGGGACGACATCGACGCCGACGGCGTCGTCCTCGCCGTCGAGTACGGCGGCTTCTCGTACCTGACGACGGGCGACGCCGAGGAGACCGCCGAGCGGCGCCTCGTCGACGAGCGCGCGGAGGACCTCGCGGCCGACGCCTACCAGGCCGGCCACCACGGCTCTTCGACCTCGTCGACGGCGCCGTTCCTCGAGGCCGTCGACCCCGAAATCGCGGTCGTCTCGAGCGCGCTGGACTCCCAGTACGGCCACCCCCACGACGAGGTGCTCGAGGCGTTCGCCGACCGCGGGATCGAGACCTACTGGACCGGCGTCCACGGCGATATCGTCCTCGAGACCGACGGCGAGAACGTCTCGGTGACGACCGAACGCGAGGGGCCGACCGATCCGGCGGCGCTGCTCGAGCGAAAGCACGAGGCGCAGTCGTCGTCCTCGGTACGGGGACCGCTCGAGCACTCGTCGTCGCTCCAGCCGCGACCGCCGCTCGAGGAACCTGCGCCGGTTCGGCCGGCGCTCGGACAGCCGCCGGCACCGGTGGTTGATGGTGTTCCCGCCCCTACTCAGGGACGATGA
- a CDS encoding lamin tail domain-containing protein, whose product MNQGLGAAIGAVAVAILVVTSVLALPLLGVSVGPFDDGGSESVQQENGETESTETDTDDGESLELVSMEPTTDADGTEANANGSGAEGGTDAEGAEGGADASASLAQEQVDAVEAGVDEGIELAQSQGVEVTQEQREAAVEGARESVTRHQGADAEQVQSATAGAVHGSLMQEQAVEAEQVQYAVGGATDGALAQHQSVEASQLQSAAWGATHGSMAQSQRVEVEQLQVAARGAAAGAAHEAGESGVDSTPKIQEAAQGASYGALEQYQTITVEQRQRVTLEHVQNAAAGASSGALEGSSEAAVDEEQRDEAEQYQRIDIKQVQKAAIGAAKGALVQRQEVTVEQTQAAAHGAAKGSLKRLQTVSAEQVQRISITQIQEASFGAAKGSIHQSQSATVEQIQAAADGAAGGVLVQQQEISITQIQYAAFGASQGAIESAVQYQEISITQIQAAAFGAGEGAVLQKQVVDVTQVQMLASGSASGALSQYQSATVEQIQFAARGTGQEIAQVIQYQRISITQLQILTQETAADATAYVAQEGIDDVGELEQYLEDDLEQRLDDVEEREGEASITFDDQESDGESVVVDEVDLSDGGFVAIYPSDAAADPAAVIGTSDSLEAGEYGNVSVDLEESIESDQSLVAVVHHDTTGDGTFQYAESDGPEDDPYVGSSGSPVLDTALVTVGGGDTPEEPNEMDPGEPNATLSVTDQTGDGESLVVDEANATVEYVLSAEYDGDRVDSDSFEANETVSNETLDLEPPLSENATVDVSIRAADDDAVLANDSIEYALEEEDDNLVTTANEAELAVTDFEIDVGEGNQSDEYVTLQNTGNNTIDFSGWTLQDRLNEGIVDTPGGGSALEFPDGFVLQPNAEVTIVTGSGENTEETLHWGIERPVWNASGDEVVVLDNDGDIALQEPIEAEESNESEPSATLEVADQTGDGENLTVESANASVEYGLTVTDADGEQRAATDTFAAGEAVSNETLDLEPSLEENATLDVSVVDGAGAELATDTLEYTVANETEPSTAFEAEFVDCSRAEVTGSFEDGDTIVVATGFYESSGFGNSMGEYAITVGDHVDAPLEGTVTFETGDEFAVAETDDGANVTVPEGEFGAAMTGFASPDAIAGDIDHPNPQGRECLDEVRPEQPTISVENATPTEDGIAVTFGYDNPNDAQLFADSEFVEGTTDDVPVEELEPGANNFTVEWTPESDDERLVWEVGLSHYDYEETLTAETPPAGEIQSADPSNQTVGIEDAPEESETTATQEPTGDEPTEPEEPTEPTEPADAGESANSTEPAAPTEPAEPTEPAEPAESTEPSEPAESDPSAEAQEPAETQETPEEPTEPEAPTESETPAEPDAPGPETESDGNASAA is encoded by the coding sequence ATGAACCAGGGCCTCGGTGCCGCGATCGGGGCGGTCGCGGTCGCGATCCTGGTGGTCACGAGCGTGCTGGCGCTGCCGTTGCTGGGCGTCAGCGTCGGTCCGTTCGACGACGGCGGTAGCGAATCCGTCCAGCAGGAGAACGGCGAGACCGAGTCGACGGAGACCGATACCGACGACGGCGAGTCGCTCGAGTTGGTGTCGATGGAACCGACGACCGACGCCGACGGAACCGAGGCGAACGCGAACGGCTCGGGCGCTGAAGGCGGCACCGACGCGGAGGGTGCCGAGGGCGGCGCCGACGCGAGCGCGTCGCTCGCACAGGAGCAGGTCGACGCGGTCGAGGCCGGCGTCGACGAGGGGATCGAACTCGCCCAGTCCCAGGGCGTCGAGGTGACCCAGGAACAGCGCGAGGCGGCCGTCGAGGGCGCCCGCGAGTCGGTTACCCGGCATCAGGGGGCCGACGCCGAACAGGTGCAGTCGGCCACGGCGGGCGCCGTGCACGGCTCGCTGATGCAAGAACAGGCGGTCGAGGCCGAGCAGGTCCAGTACGCCGTCGGCGGGGCGACCGACGGTGCCCTCGCCCAGCACCAGTCCGTCGAGGCGAGCCAACTGCAGAGCGCGGCGTGGGGCGCGACCCACGGGTCGATGGCCCAGAGCCAGCGCGTCGAGGTCGAGCAACTGCAGGTCGCGGCCCGCGGCGCCGCCGCGGGGGCCGCCCACGAGGCCGGCGAGTCGGGCGTCGACTCGACGCCGAAGATCCAGGAAGCCGCGCAGGGGGCGTCGTACGGCGCCCTCGAGCAGTACCAGACGATCACGGTCGAACAGCGCCAGCGGGTCACCCTCGAACACGTCCAGAACGCGGCGGCCGGCGCGTCCTCCGGCGCGCTCGAGGGCAGTTCCGAGGCGGCCGTCGACGAGGAGCAACGCGACGAAGCCGAACAGTACCAGCGGATCGACATCAAGCAGGTCCAGAAGGCCGCGATAGGGGCCGCGAAGGGCGCGCTCGTCCAGCGCCAGGAGGTGACCGTCGAGCAGACCCAGGCGGCCGCCCACGGTGCGGCCAAGGGCTCGTTGAAACGACTCCAGACGGTCAGCGCCGAGCAGGTCCAGCGCATCTCGATCACGCAGATTCAGGAGGCCTCGTTCGGCGCCGCCAAGGGTTCGATCCACCAGAGTCAGTCGGCCACGGTCGAGCAGATTCAGGCCGCCGCCGACGGCGCCGCGGGCGGGGTCCTCGTCCAGCAACAGGAGATTTCGATCACGCAGATTCAGTACGCCGCGTTCGGCGCGTCCCAGGGCGCGATCGAGTCGGCCGTCCAGTACCAGGAGATTTCGATCACGCAGATCCAGGCCGCCGCGTTCGGCGCTGGCGAGGGTGCGGTTCTGCAGAAACAGGTCGTCGACGTCACGCAGGTGCAGATGCTGGCCAGTGGCAGCGCCAGCGGCGCCCTCTCCCAGTACCAGTCGGCGACCGTCGAACAGATCCAGTTCGCGGCCCGTGGCACTGGTCAGGAGATCGCTCAGGTGATCCAGTACCAGCGGATCAGTATCACGCAACTCCAGATTCTGACCCAGGAGACCGCCGCGGACGCCACCGCGTACGTGGCCCAGGAGGGGATCGACGACGTCGGCGAACTCGAGCAGTACCTCGAGGACGACCTCGAACAGCGTCTCGACGACGTCGAGGAACGCGAGGGTGAGGCGTCGATCACGTTCGACGATCAGGAGAGCGACGGCGAGTCGGTCGTCGTCGACGAGGTCGACCTCTCCGACGGCGGCTTCGTCGCGATCTACCCGAGCGACGCCGCCGCCGATCCGGCCGCCGTGATCGGCACGTCCGACTCGCTCGAGGCCGGCGAATACGGCAATGTCAGCGTCGACCTCGAAGAATCGATCGAGAGCGACCAGTCACTGGTCGCGGTGGTCCACCACGATACGACCGGCGACGGAACCTTCCAGTACGCGGAGAGCGACGGCCCGGAGGACGACCCCTACGTCGGTTCCAGCGGCTCGCCGGTGCTCGATACGGCGCTCGTCACGGTTGGCGGCGGTGACACACCGGAGGAGCCCAACGAGATGGACCCGGGCGAACCGAACGCGACGCTCTCGGTGACCGATCAGACCGGCGACGGCGAGTCGCTTGTCGTCGACGAGGCGAACGCAACCGTCGAGTACGTCCTCTCGGCCGAGTACGACGGCGACCGCGTCGACAGCGATTCGTTCGAGGCGAACGAGACGGTCTCGAACGAGACGCTCGACCTCGAGCCGCCGCTTTCGGAGAACGCGACCGTCGACGTCTCGATCCGCGCGGCAGACGACGACGCGGTGTTGGCGAACGACTCGATCGAGTACGCGCTCGAGGAGGAGGACGATAATCTCGTCACTACTGCTAACGAGGCAGAACTTGCAGTAACTGACTTCGAGATCGACGTTGGTGAGGGGAATCAATCGGATGAATACGTTACGTTACAGAACACCGGCAACAATACCATCGACTTCTCGGGGTGGACACTACAGGATCGATTGAACGAGGGAATCGTCGATACCCCCGGCGGTGGAAGCGCATTGGAGTTTCCTGACGGCTTCGTGCTTCAACCTAATGCGGAAGTGACGATCGTTACGGGTTCTGGCGAGAATACGGAAGAGACTCTACACTGGGGTATTGAACGTCCGGTCTGGAACGCTTCCGGAGACGAGGTTGTCGTTCTCGATAACGACGGAGATATCGCTCTACAGGAACCGATTGAAGCCGAAGAATCGAACGAGTCGGAGCCGTCGGCAACCCTCGAAGTGGCCGACCAGACGGGTGACGGCGAGAACCTCACCGTCGAGTCGGCGAACGCGTCGGTCGAGTACGGCCTGACCGTCACCGACGCGGACGGCGAGCAACGCGCGGCGACCGACACGTTCGCGGCGGGCGAAGCGGTTTCGAACGAGACGCTCGACCTCGAGCCGTCGCTCGAGGAGAACGCGACGCTCGACGTGAGCGTCGTCGACGGAGCGGGGGCGGAACTGGCGACCGACACCCTCGAGTACACCGTCGCGAACGAAACGGAGCCGTCGACGGCGTTCGAGGCCGAGTTCGTCGACTGCTCGCGGGCCGAGGTCACCGGTTCGTTCGAGGACGGCGACACCATCGTCGTCGCGACCGGCTTCTACGAGTCGAGCGGCTTCGGGAACTCGATGGGCGAGTACGCGATCACGGTCGGCGACCACGTCGACGCGCCGCTCGAGGGAACGGTCACGTTCGAGACCGGCGACGAGTTCGCGGTCGCAGAGACGGACGACGGCGCGAACGTGACGGTGCCCGAAGGCGAGTTCGGCGCCGCGATGACCGGCTTCGCCTCGCCGGACGCGATAGCGGGCGATATCGACCACCCGAACCCGCAGGGGCGCGAGTGCCTCGACGAGGTCCGGCCCGAACAGCCGACTATCTCCGTCGAGAACGCGACGCCCACCGAGGACGGCATCGCGGTCACGTTCGGCTACGACAACCCGAACGACGCCCAGCTGTTCGCGGACAGCGAGTTCGTCGAGGGAACCACCGACGACGTCCCCGTCGAGGAACTCGAGCCCGGGGCCAACAACTTCACCGTGGAGTGGACGCCCGAGAGCGACGACGAGCGACTCGTCTGGGAGGTCGGGCTGAGCCACTACGACTACGAGGAGACGCTGACCGCCGAGACGCCGCCGGCCGGCGAGATCCAGTCGGCCGACCCGTCCAATCAGACGGTCGGGATCGAGGACGCCCCCGAGGAATCCGAGACGACGGCGACACAGGAGCCGACGGGCGATGAGCCGACCGAACCGGAGGAACCGACTGAGCCGACGGAGCCCGCCGACGCCGGAGAATCGGCTAACTCGACGGAACCCGCTGCACCGACGGAGCCTGCTGAACCGACGGAACCGGCAGAGCCCGCCGAATCGACTGAGCCGTCTGAGCCGGCCGAATCGGATCCGTCCGCAGAAGCGCAGGAGCCCGCCGAAACGCAAGAAACACCCGAGGAACCGACCGAACCGGAGGCGCCGACCGAATCAGAGACGCCGGCCGAACCCGACGCACCGGGGCCGGAGACGGAATCGGACGGGAACGCGTCCGCGGCGTAG
- a CDS encoding energy-coupling factor ABC transporter ATP-binding protein, translating into MIEFQSVSYAFDDVPVLEDVSLTVDDGEFVLLAGANGSGKTTLLRHCNGLLTPDAGAVLVNGTPVADDLVGARSSVGMVFQHPRDQFVAATVGADVAFGPENLGLERDAIDRRVTEALEAVNMAGRGDERIDALSGGEQSRVAIAGALAMNPTHLVLDEPFTGLDDPSRRSVLDRLEALSTDGTGILLSTHDLRDVLELADRVVGMADGRIVVDDDPARALEALSDLAVRVPDVDT; encoded by the coding sequence ATGATCGAGTTCCAATCGGTCTCGTACGCGTTCGACGACGTGCCCGTTCTCGAGGACGTCTCGCTCACCGTCGACGACGGCGAGTTCGTCCTCCTCGCCGGCGCCAACGGCAGCGGGAAGACGACGCTGTTGCGCCACTGCAACGGGCTGTTGACGCCCGACGCGGGCGCGGTGCTCGTGAACGGGACGCCGGTCGCTGACGACCTCGTCGGCGCCCGCTCGAGCGTCGGCATGGTCTTCCAGCACCCCCGCGACCAGTTCGTCGCCGCGACGGTCGGCGCCGACGTCGCCTTCGGCCCGGAGAACCTCGGTCTCGAGCGCGACGCGATCGACCGCCGCGTCACCGAGGCCCTCGAGGCCGTCAACATGGCCGGTCGCGGGGACGAGCGCATCGACGCGCTCTCGGGGGGCGAACAGTCTCGCGTGGCCATCGCCGGCGCGCTCGCGATGAACCCCACCCATCTCGTCCTCGACGAACCGTTCACCGGTCTCGACGATCCGTCTCGACGATCGGTCCTCGACCGACTCGAGGCGCTGTCGACCGACGGCACCGGAATCCTGCTCTCGACGCACGACCTCCGGGACGTGCTCGAACTGGCCGACCGCGTCGTCGGCATGGCCGACGGTCGGATCGTCGTCGACGACGACCCCGCACGCGCGCTCGAGGCGCTGTCCGATCTCGCGGTTCGCGTCCCCGACGTCGACACCTGA
- a CDS encoding OsmC family protein, with protein sequence MAKQVTTVSEEGYSATNETREFETTIDATGEEAPDTLEALLAAYGSCYVPALRVGGQQRDADDLGRIEIDITGELNDDDKLESVQFDIRVEGDVDEDTGEEIIERAFELCKVHDALKDSLHAETSFEGNAA encoded by the coding sequence ATGGCGAAGCAGGTCACCACCGTCTCCGAGGAGGGATACAGCGCCACGAACGAGACCCGGGAGTTCGAAACGACGATCGACGCCACCGGCGAGGAGGCGCCGGACACGCTCGAGGCCCTACTGGCCGCCTACGGCTCCTGTTACGTCCCCGCACTGCGCGTCGGCGGTCAGCAGCGCGACGCCGACGACCTCGGGCGGATCGAGATCGACATCACGGGCGAACTGAACGACGACGACAAACTCGAGTCCGTCCAGTTCGACATCCGCGTCGAGGGCGACGTCGACGAGGACACCGGCGAGGAGATCATCGAGCGCGCCTTCGAACTCTGCAAGGTCCACGACGCGCTGAAGGACAGCCTCCACGCGGAGACGAGTTTCGAGGGCAACGCCGCCTGA
- a CDS encoding DUF7342 family protein yields the protein MDEPRSDLKADADERAESPDFESLTPPRELVRGERTRDDFFDAVLGLDSPATISDIADRAGHGTDAAREYLEWFERMGIATQVTESPATYERNQEYLRWRRIQRLRTQYTTDELLEYLSAETERDEEYADRFDVDSPDAVSITAHASEVDRTVEDVWEDVTAWQTTRRRIALLERAITTGSGGSSEERTAV from the coding sequence ATGGACGAGCCGCGCTCGGATCTGAAGGCGGACGCCGACGAACGCGCGGAGTCACCGGATTTCGAGTCACTGACGCCACCTCGAGAGTTGGTTCGTGGTGAGCGAACGCGCGACGACTTCTTCGACGCCGTTCTCGGACTCGACAGCCCGGCGACGATCAGCGACATTGCGGATCGGGCCGGTCACGGCACGGACGCGGCGCGGGAGTACCTCGAGTGGTTCGAACGGATGGGGATCGCGACGCAGGTCACCGAGTCGCCCGCGACCTACGAACGCAACCAGGAGTACCTTCGCTGGCGTCGGATCCAACGGCTCCGAACTCAGTACACCACTGACGAACTCCTCGAGTATCTGTCGGCAGAGACGGAGCGCGACGAGGAGTACGCTGACCGGTTCGACGTCGACTCCCCGGACGCGGTTTCGATAACGGCGCACGCGTCGGAAGTCGATCGAACGGTGGAAGACGTCTGGGAGGACGTCACCGCGTGGCAGACGACTCGACGACGGATCGCCCTCCTCGAGCGAGCGATCACGACCGGCTCCGGTGGATCCTCCGAGGAACGGACCGCCGTATGA